One genomic window of Kaistia geumhonensis includes the following:
- a CDS encoding RelA/SpoT family protein, whose translation MMRQYELLERVQRYNPQADEGLLNKAYVYAMQKHGSQRRANGDPYFSHPLEVAGILTDLKLDDSTIAVALLHDTIEDTDATRSEIDATFGEDIGRLVEGLTKIKRLDLVSRKAAQAENFRKLLLAISEDVRVLLVKLADRLHNMRTLHFMPPEKRGRIAEETLEIYAPLAGRMGMHDMREELEELAFAVVNPEAHAAVTDRLAEIRVRNQGLIVEIEKDLREKFEKYGIKAEVYGREKRPYSIFRKMERKAISFEQLSDILGFRVLVDTRADCYAALGIVHMAWPTVPGRFKDYISTPKQNDYRSIHTTVVGPGRQRVELQIRTWEMHEVAEYGIAAHSLYKDKVGGRLSDESRAYTWLRRTVEMLAEGDTPEEFLENTKLELFHDQVFCFTPKGRLIALPRGATPIDFAYAVHTDIGDTCVGCKINGRMMPLTSELKNGDEVEIICSKGQIPPPAWESIAVTGKARASIRRAARAAIRKQYAGLGRKILERAFERAGRDYSEERLKAALSRLAQQNIEDMLASVGRGEIPSVNVLKAVYPDHKEERATAMPKGGASTGGEAGWFGLKKGNGMMFRVPSGDPSDAAHAIPIRGLHGDMPVRFAPEGGAVPGDRIVGIMSQGEGITIYPIQSPALKDFDDEPDRWLDVRWDIDAANRERFPARVEVVALNEPGSLAQIAQVIADNDGNISNLRITRSAPDFSQIEIDLEVWDLKHLNRLLSDLRERHVVSTANRVNA comes from the coding sequence ATGATGCGCCAGTACGAACTCCTCGAACGCGTCCAGCGGTACAATCCGCAGGCCGACGAGGGGCTTTTGAACAAGGCCTATGTCTATGCCATGCAGAAGCATGGCAGCCAGCGGCGCGCCAATGGCGACCCCTATTTCTCCCATCCACTCGAAGTCGCCGGCATCCTCACCGACCTGAAGCTGGACGATTCGACGATCGCGGTCGCGCTGCTTCACGACACGATCGAGGATACGGACGCGACACGCTCCGAGATCGACGCCACCTTCGGCGAGGATATCGGCCGCCTCGTCGAGGGCCTCACCAAGATCAAGCGGCTCGATCTCGTCTCGCGCAAGGCCGCGCAGGCCGAGAATTTCCGCAAGCTGCTGCTCGCCATCTCCGAGGATGTGCGCGTGCTGTTGGTCAAGCTCGCCGACCGGCTGCACAACATGCGCACGCTGCATTTCATGCCGCCGGAAAAGCGCGGGCGTATCGCCGAGGAAACGCTCGAGATCTATGCTCCGCTCGCCGGCCGCATGGGCATGCACGACATGCGCGAGGAGCTTGAGGAGCTGGCCTTCGCCGTCGTCAATCCCGAGGCGCATGCCGCGGTGACCGACCGCCTCGCCGAGATCCGCGTCCGCAACCAGGGCCTCATCGTCGAGATCGAAAAGGACCTGCGCGAGAAGTTCGAGAAGTACGGGATCAAGGCGGAGGTCTACGGCCGCGAGAAGCGGCCCTATTCCATCTTCCGCAAGATGGAGCGCAAGGCGATCTCGTTCGAGCAGCTGTCGGATATCCTGGGCTTCCGCGTCCTCGTCGATACGCGGGCCGACTGCTACGCCGCGCTCGGCATCGTGCATATGGCTTGGCCAACCGTTCCGGGACGCTTCAAGGACTATATCTCGACGCCGAAGCAGAACGACTACCGCTCGATCCATACGACTGTGGTCGGTCCCGGTCGCCAGCGCGTCGAATTGCAGATCCGCACCTGGGAGATGCATGAGGTCGCCGAATACGGCATCGCAGCGCATTCGCTCTATAAGGACAAGGTCGGCGGGCGCCTCTCGGACGAGAGCCGCGCCTATACCTGGCTGCGCCGCACGGTCGAGATGCTGGCCGAGGGCGACACACCCGAGGAGTTCCTCGAGAACACCAAGCTCGAGCTCTTCCACGATCAGGTCTTCTGCTTCACGCCCAAAGGCCGCCTGATAGCGCTGCCACGCGGTGCGACGCCGATCGACTTCGCCTATGCCGTCCATACCGACATCGGCGATACCTGCGTGGGCTGCAAGATCAACGGCCGCATGATGCCGCTGACGAGCGAATTGAAGAACGGCGACGAGGTCGAGATCATCTGCTCGAAGGGGCAAATCCCGCCGCCCGCCTGGGAGTCGATCGCCGTCACCGGCAAGGCGCGCGCCTCGATTCGCCGTGCCGCTCGCGCCGCCATCCGCAAGCAATATGCCGGGCTCGGCCGCAAGATCCTGGAGCGGGCCTTCGAGCGCGCCGGCCGCGACTATTCCGAGGAGCGGCTGAAGGCGGCGCTGTCGCGGCTCGCGCAGCAGAACATCGAGGATATGCTCGCCTCGGTCGGACGCGGAGAAATCCCGTCGGTCAATGTGCTGAAGGCCGTCTATCCCGATCACAAGGAGGAGCGCGCCACGGCGATGCCGAAGGGCGGCGCCTCGACTGGCGGCGAGGCCGGCTGGTTCGGCCTCAAGAAGGGCAACGGCATGATGTTCCGCGTGCCGAGCGGCGATCCCTCCGACGCGGCGCATGCGATCCCGATCCGCGGCCTGCATGGCGACATGCCGGTGCGCTTCGCCCCCGAGGGCGGCGCGGTCCCCGGCGACCGCATCGTCGGCATCATGTCGCAGGGGGAGGGGATCACGATCTATCCGATCCAGTCGCCGGCGCTGAAGGATTTCGACGACGAGCCGGACCGCTGGCTCGATGTGCGCTGGGATATCGACGCCGCCAATCGCGAACGCTTCCCGGCGCGGGTCGAGGTCGTGGCGCTCAACGAGCCGGGCAGCCTCGCGCAGATCGCGCAGGTCATCGCCGACAATGACGGCAACATCTCCAATCTGAGGATCACCCGCAGCGCGCCCGATTTCTCGCAGATCGAGATCGATCTCGAGGTCTGGGACCTGAAGCACCTGAACCGCCTGCTGAGCGATTTGCGCGAGCGCCACGTCGTCAGCACCGCCAACCGCGTCAACGCCTGA
- the rpoZ gene encoding DNA-directed RNA polymerase subunit omega, with protein MARVTVEDCVDKVENRFELVLLSAHRARMIASGSSLTVARDNDKNPVVALREIADETIAPDDLKEDLIHSLQKYVEVDEPEQDVALLADEDLADDNAVAFDRMSEEELLRGLESMVPPDKQDDF; from the coding sequence ATGGCGCGCGTGACCGTGGAAGACTGCGTCGACAAGGTCGAGAACCGCTTCGAGCTGGTTCTGCTGTCGGCCCATCGTGCCCGTATGATCGCCTCCGGGTCGTCGCTGACCGTGGCGCGCGACAACGACAAGAACCCTGTCGTGGCCCTGCGCGAGATTGCGGACGAGACGATCGCTCCGGACGATCTCAAGGAAGATCTCATCCACTCGCTGCAGAAATATGTCGAGGTGGACGAGCCCGAGCAGGACGTCGCGCTCCTCGCCGACGAGGACCTCGCCGACGACAACGCCGTCGCGTTCGACCGCATGTCGGAAGAGGAACTGCTGCGCGGCCTCGAGAGCATGGTCCCTCCGGACAAGCAGGACGACTTCTGA
- a CDS encoding LabA-like NYN domain-containing protein, with protein MIDSREKLALFIDGANLYATSKSLGFDIDYKKLLGEFNARGYLVRAYYYTALAEDQEYSSIRPLIDWLDYNGYSVVTKPTKEFYDATGRRKIKGNMDIELAIDVMELADHVDHIYIFSGDGDFRSLVEAVQRKGRKVSVVSTLATQPPMIADELRRQADHFIELTTLQQRIGRDPSERATRVAERVQAQETFDDDFDEGV; from the coding sequence ATGATCGATTCCCGCGAGAAGCTCGCCCTTTTCATCGACGGAGCCAATCTCTACGCGACGTCCAAGTCGCTCGGCTTCGATATCGACTACAAGAAGCTGCTCGGCGAATTCAACGCCCGCGGCTATCTGGTCCGTGCCTACTACTATACCGCGCTGGCCGAGGATCAGGAATATTCGTCGATCCGGCCGCTGATCGACTGGCTCGACTATAACGGCTACAGCGTCGTCACGAAGCCAACGAAGGAATTCTACGACGCGACCGGGCGGCGGAAGATCAAGGGCAACATGGATATCGAGCTCGCCATCGACGTGATGGAGCTCGCCGACCATGTCGATCACATCTACATATTCTCCGGCGATGGCGATTTCCGCTCGTTGGTCGAGGCCGTGCAGCGCAAGGGCCGCAAGGTGAGCGTCGTCTCGACTCTCGCGACGCAGCCGCCGATGATCGCCGACGAACTGCGCCGCCAGGCCGATCACTTCATCGAGCTCACCACGCTGCAGCAGCGCATCGGCCGTGATCCGTCCGAGCGGGCGACCCGCGTCGCCGAGCGCGTGCAGGCGCAGGAGACCTTCGACGACGATTTCGACGAGGGCGTCTGA
- a CDS encoding uracil-DNA glycosylase, with product MSLAAADAPHDCPLCPRLVAFREAWRAREPGWHNAPVPSFGTADGRLLIVGLAPGLRGANRTGRPFTGDYAGDLLYETLVAYGFATGRYAARPDDGLALKGTAIANAVRCVPPENKPTTEEIRTCRPFLTATIAAMPDLAAIVALGKIAHDSVVVALGERMARHPFGHGRRHAIGGFAVFDSYHCSRYNTNTGVLTPEMFRAVFAAVRTELDR from the coding sequence GTGAGCCTCGCGGCGGCCGACGCGCCGCATGACTGCCCGCTCTGCCCGCGCCTCGTCGCCTTCCGCGAGGCATGGCGTGCCCGCGAGCCGGGCTGGCACAACGCACCCGTTCCCTCCTTCGGGACCGCCGATGGCCGGCTGCTGATCGTCGGCCTCGCGCCGGGACTGCGCGGCGCCAACCGCACCGGCCGGCCCTTCACCGGCGACTATGCCGGAGACCTCCTCTACGAGACGCTCGTCGCCTACGGTTTCGCGACCGGCCGCTATGCGGCGCGGCCCGACGACGGGCTGGCGCTCAAGGGAACCGCGATCGCCAATGCGGTGCGCTGCGTGCCGCCTGAGAACAAGCCGACGACCGAGGAGATCCGCACCTGCCGGCCTTTCCTCACCGCCACCATCGCCGCGATGCCCGATCTCGCCGCGATCGTCGCGCTCGGCAAGATCGCGCATGATTCGGTCGTCGTCGCCCTCGGCGAGCGCATGGCCCGGCATCCGTTCGGCCATGGCCGCCGGCACGCGATCGGCGGCTTCGCCGTCTTCGACAGCTATCACTGCTCCCGCTACAACACGAATACCGGCGTGCTGACGCCGGAGATGTTCCGTGCCGTCTTCGCGGCGGTCCGCACCGAGCTCGATCGATAG
- a CDS encoding porin, with protein sequence MRARQILLLTAAAFVTMGTAHAADLTVAEPVDYVKVCDAFGEGFFYSPGTDTCIKIGGYVKFGTAFGDTDFGYYNETYPGSKWDNFYTEASIQLTASSVTEFGNLTGFIDMRAQTGNQGNFSASAIQVVNSQTNTAYLDSGYLQLGPVKAGYFTSLFDFGRGYTDTEAFGSDTTTDHIEFTYATGGFAFAFSIEDQRDRGAVGATDGLVEEDGEWSIGGQKNIPDLVGAISYSSGIVSAKLAGAYVNDAININGSGTAIDPYVADPETGWAIGGGLEFNLDAIAKGDAFFLSASYGNNANSYTGIAGGTSVADLGGFEFDELAAAATGSSWSALASYKHNWSDSVYSAVTGGYASYDGDGSFFGDYSLDAWRGVVSTGWTPVTGLDLMLDGSYSKVEESDDGTGDAWAVNLWMQRSW encoded by the coding sequence ATGCGCGCCCGCCAGATTCTACTCCTCACCGCCGCCGCCTTCGTCACCATGGGGACCGCGCATGCGGCCGACCTCACGGTCGCCGAGCCGGTCGACTATGTGAAGGTCTGCGACGCCTTCGGTGAGGGCTTCTTCTATTCGCCGGGCACCGACACCTGCATCAAGATCGGCGGCTATGTGAAGTTCGGCACGGCCTTCGGCGACACCGACTTCGGCTACTACAACGAAACCTATCCGGGCAGCAAATGGGACAACTTCTACACTGAGGCGTCCATCCAGCTGACCGCCTCGTCGGTGACGGAGTTCGGCAATCTCACCGGCTTCATCGACATGCGCGCGCAGACGGGCAACCAGGGCAATTTCAGCGCGTCGGCCATCCAGGTCGTCAACAGCCAGACCAACACCGCCTATCTCGACAGCGGCTATCTCCAGCTCGGCCCCGTCAAGGCCGGCTATTTCACCTCGCTGTTCGATTTCGGACGCGGCTACACCGACACCGAGGCCTTCGGCTCCGACACCACCACCGACCATATCGAGTTCACCTATGCGACCGGCGGCTTCGCCTTCGCCTTCTCGATCGAGGACCAGCGCGATCGCGGCGCCGTCGGCGCGACCGACGGCCTCGTCGAGGAAGACGGCGAATGGTCGATCGGCGGCCAGAAGAACATTCCCGATCTCGTCGGCGCGATCTCCTATTCGTCCGGCATCGTCAGCGCCAAGCTGGCCGGCGCCTATGTCAACGACGCGATCAACATCAATGGCAGCGGCACGGCGATCGATCCCTATGTCGCCGATCCGGAGACCGGCTGGGCGATCGGCGGCGGACTCGAGTTCAATCTCGACGCGATCGCCAAGGGAGACGCCTTCTTCTTGTCGGCGTCCTACGGCAACAATGCCAACAGCTATACCGGAATCGCGGGCGGTACCTCGGTCGCGGATCTCGGCGGCTTCGAATTCGACGAACTGGCGGCGGCGGCGACCGGATCGAGCTGGAGCGCGCTCGCGTCCTACAAGCACAACTGGTCGGACAGCGTCTATTCGGCGGTCACCGGCGGCTATGCCTCCTATGACGGCGACGGCAGCTTCTTCGGCGACTACAGCCTCGACGCTTGGCGCGGCGTGGTCTCGACCGGCTGGACCCCGGTCACCGGCCTCGACCTGATGCTCGACGGCTCCTATTCCAAGGTCGAGGAATCGGACGACGGCACCGGCGACGCCTGGGCGGTCAATCTGTGGATGCAGCGCAGCTGGTAA
- the smpB gene encoding SsrA-binding protein SmpB: MAGGTGDPRYRLAADNRRARFDFEIGQTFEAGIQLTGTEVKSLRGGRSTIGESYAAEKNGEVWLYNAYIPEYLEANRFNHETRRPRKLLLHKKEIGRLAVAVQREGMTIVPLKIFFNDRGRAKVEIALARGKKLHDKRATEKERDWNREKSRLLRDKG, encoded by the coding sequence ATGGCTGGCGGAACGGGCGACCCCCGCTACCGGCTGGCGGCCGACAACCGCCGGGCGCGGTTCGACTTCGAGATCGGGCAGACCTTCGAGGCCGGCATTCAGTTGACCGGCACCGAGGTCAAGTCGCTGCGCGGCGGCCGGAGCACGATCGGCGAATCCTACGCCGCCGAGAAGAACGGCGAGGTCTGGCTCTACAACGCCTATATCCCGGAATATCTCGAGGCCAACCGCTTCAACCACGAGACGCGGCGGCCGCGGAAGCTCCTGCTGCACAAGAAGGAGATCGGCCGCCTCGCCGTCGCCGTGCAGCGCGAGGGCATGACCATCGTGCCGCTCAAGATCTTCTTCAACGATCGCGGCCGCGCCAAGGTCGAGATCGCGCTCGCACGCGGCAAGAAGCTGCACGACAAGCGCGCGACCGAGAAGGAACGCGACTGGAACCGCGAGAAGAGCCGGCTGCTGCGCGACAAGGGTTGA
- the dapA gene encoding 4-hydroxy-tetrahydrodipicolinate synthase has translation MFKGSITALVTPMRDGAVDEEAFRSFVDWQITEGTNGLVPVGTTGESPTLSHEEHKRVVEICIEVAAGRVPVIAGAGSNNTREAIDLALHAESAGADAVLVVTPYYNKPNQEGLYQHYKAINDAVSLPIFIYNIPGRSVIDMSVETMARLADLPNIVGVKDATAKIERVSMTRHAVGPDFIQLSGEDATALAFNAHGGVGCISVTSNVAPRLCSEFQAACLAGDYTKALSYQDRLMPLHSALFIEPNPTGVKYALSVLGTIRDDVRLPLVGITEQTKTAIRAALVHAGLTN, from the coding sequence ATGTTCAAGGGTTCGATCACGGCTCTGGTGACGCCGATGCGTGATGGCGCTGTCGACGAGGAGGCGTTCCGCAGCTTCGTCGACTGGCAGATCACCGAGGGCACCAACGGCCTCGTGCCGGTCGGAACCACGGGCGAGAGCCCGACGCTTTCGCATGAGGAGCACAAGCGCGTCGTCGAGATCTGCATCGAGGTCGCGGCCGGCCGCGTCCCGGTCATCGCCGGCGCGGGCTCCAACAACACCCGCGAGGCGATCGATCTGGCGCTCCATGCCGAGAGCGCCGGCGCCGATGCGGTGCTGGTCGTGACGCCCTACTACAACAAGCCCAACCAGGAAGGGCTCTACCAGCACTACAAGGCGATCAACGACGCCGTCTCGCTGCCGATCTTCATCTACAACATCCCCGGCCGCTCGGTGATCGACATGAGCGTCGAGACCATGGCGCGCCTCGCCGATCTGCCGAACATCGTCGGCGTCAAGGATGCGACCGCCAAGATCGAGCGGGTCAGCATGACGCGCCATGCCGTGGGGCCGGACTTCATCCAGCTCTCGGGCGAGGACGCGACCGCGCTCGCCTTCAACGCCCATGGCGGTGTCGGCTGCATCTCGGTCACGTCGAATGTCGCGCCCCGGCTCTGCTCGGAATTCCAGGCAGCCTGCCTCGCGGGCGACTATACGAAGGCGCTCAGCTATCAGGACCGCCTGATGCCGCTGCATTCGGCGCTGTTCATCGAGCCCAATCCCACCGGTGTGAAGTATGCGCTGTCCGTGCTCGGCACCATCCGCGACGACGTGCGCCTGCCGCTCGTCGGCATCACCGAGCAGACCAAGACCGCGATCCGCGCCGCCCTGGTGCATGCGGGCCTGACCAACTGA
- a CDS encoding lytic transglycosylase domain-containing protein, translated as MMARDTGRNRLKGGMMARVALAALLTGSMAGQTLAETMPKPRAHPARSASNDDLTTSAIAPVAKPSAPVKASAASLANDFASALSPSQIGLEAAIKLVDSGQVGKAMAIAQLMPDQTNRHMIQWLVAQSGSPDVSVQMITQTAAELPDWPGQSLMRRRAEQALQRMNADPATIIGAFANTKPGSDEGLILLTGALVSAGRTNEAAALLRPRWRRDSFSAANEATILRQFGGLLTAADHKARMDKFFYDDDAEEGLAIAKLLPADYQALAAARAAVINKSPKAGAMLDKVPAKLKKDPGYIYSATQYLRRAERYKEAAAMMLTAPRTAEQLVDPDAWWIERRVLSREMLDLGDARTAYKLASEHAAESSANQADAEFHAGWYALRFLNDPVTARRHFAAIQAASTMPLSQSRAEYWLGRSAEAMGDRNEAIAQYRLAAAYPTTFYGQIAAARLGVKQLSLKNPGSADGATKKRFLSREMVQALQRFAAAGYADRSRQFYMQLADTLTNPTEVGLLAAMAEKSGQHQVALQIGKKAYVRGLPVDTLAFPIAAIPSGVKTTAIEKSVVYAVARQESAFNPAAVSHAGARGLLQLMPGTAKMVAKAAGVPYSLPRLTSDPGYNATLGAAHLADLVDDFNGSYIMAFAAYNAGKSRVTKWVQQYGDPRDPNVDAIDWIERIPFTETRNYVQRCTENLQVYRARLGEPALVINRDLHRGNPT; from the coding sequence ATGATGGCGCGAGATACGGGCAGGAACCGGCTGAAGGGCGGGATGATGGCGCGCGTGGCGCTTGCCGCGCTGCTCACCGGCTCCATGGCCGGGCAGACACTCGCCGAAACCATGCCGAAGCCCCGTGCCCATCCGGCCCGGTCCGCCTCGAACGACGATCTCACCACCTCGGCCATCGCGCCGGTCGCGAAGCCTTCGGCGCCGGTCAAGGCGTCGGCGGCCTCGCTCGCCAACGACTTCGCCAGCGCGCTCTCGCCGAGCCAGATCGGGCTCGAGGCGGCGATCAAGCTGGTCGACAGCGGCCAGGTCGGCAAGGCGATGGCGATCGCGCAGCTGATGCCCGACCAGACCAACCGCCACATGATCCAGTGGCTGGTGGCGCAGAGCGGCAGCCCCGACGTCTCGGTGCAGATGATCACGCAGACGGCCGCCGAACTGCCCGACTGGCCGGGCCAGTCGCTGATGCGGCGGCGCGCCGAACAGGCGCTGCAGCGCATGAATGCCGATCCGGCGACGATCATCGGCGCCTTCGCCAACACCAAGCCGGGCTCAGACGAAGGCCTCATCCTCCTGACCGGCGCGCTGGTCTCGGCCGGCCGCACCAACGAGGCGGCGGCGCTGCTTCGTCCGCGCTGGCGCCGCGACAGCTTCTCGGCGGCCAACGAGGCGACCATCCTGCGCCAGTTCGGCGGGCTGCTGACCGCGGCCGACCACAAGGCGCGGATGGACAAGTTCTTCTATGACGACGACGCCGAGGAAGGCCTCGCGATCGCCAAGCTGCTCCCGGCAGACTATCAGGCGCTCGCCGCGGCCCGGGCCGCGGTGATCAACAAGTCGCCCAAGGCCGGCGCGATGCTCGACAAGGTGCCGGCCAAACTCAAGAAGGACCCGGGCTACATCTATTCGGCGACGCAGTATCTGCGCCGTGCCGAGCGCTACAAGGAAGCGGCGGCGATGATGCTGACCGCGCCGCGCACGGCCGAGCAGCTCGTCGATCCCGATGCCTGGTGGATCGAGCGGCGCGTCCTCTCGCGCGAGATGCTCGATCTCGGCGATGCGCGCACCGCCTACAAGCTCGCCTCCGAGCATGCGGCGGAATCGAGCGCCAACCAGGCCGACGCGGAGTTCCATGCCGGCTGGTATGCGCTGCGCTTCCTGAACGATCCCGTCACCGCCCGGCGCCATTTCGCGGCGATCCAGGCGGCCTCGACCATGCCGCTCAGCCAGTCGCGCGCCGAATACTGGCTCGGCCGCTCGGCCGAGGCGATGGGCGACCGCAACGAGGCCATCGCCCAGTACCGCCTCGCCGCCGCCTATCCGACGACCTTCTACGGCCAGATCGCCGCCGCCAGGCTCGGCGTCAAGCAGCTGAGCCTGAAGAACCCCGGCTCGGCCGACGGCGCGACGAAGAAGCGCTTCCTCTCGCGCGAGATGGTCCAGGCCCTGCAACGCTTCGCGGCCGCCGGCTATGCCGACCGTTCGCGGCAGTTCTACATGCAGCTCGCCGATACGCTGACCAACCCGACCGAGGTCGGACTGCTGGCCGCGATGGCCGAGAAGAGCGGCCAGCATCAGGTGGCGCTGCAGATCGGCAAGAAGGCCTATGTCCGCGGCCTGCCCGTCGATACCCTCGCCTTCCCGATCGCGGCGATCCCGAGCGGCGTCAAGACGACGGCGATCGAGAAGTCGGTGGTCTATGCCGTCGCGCGGCAGGAGAGCGCCTTCAATCCGGCCGCTGTCAGCCATGCCGGCGCGCGCGGCCTGCTGCAGTTGATGCCGGGCACGGCCAAGATGGTCGCCAAGGCGGCGGGCGTGCCCTATTCGCTGCCGCGCCTCACCAGCGATCCCGGCTACAACGCGACGCTCGGGGCGGCGCATCTCGCCGATCTCGTGGACGACTTCAACGGCTCCTACATCATGGCCTTCGCCGCCTACAACGCCGGCAAGAGCCGCGTGACCAAGTGGGTGCAGCAATATGGCGACCCGCGCGACCCGAATGTTGACGCCATCGACTGGATCGAGCGCATCCCGTTCACCGAGACGCGCAACTATGTCCAGCGCTGCACGGAGAATCTCCAGGTCTATCGCGCGCGGCTCGGCGAACCGGCGCTGGTGATCAACCGCGACCTGCATCGCGGCAACCCGACCTGA
- a CDS encoding alpha/beta fold hydrolase has product MPGEAFTYRSKDGLTLAGTAYGAGNPGLPVVCLPGLTRTTRDFALLGRALEDTGRQAVAFDYRGRGRSGRDPTGLTYTVPVELDDVVTGMEARGLGRSILVGTSRGGIIAMSMALARPDLVAGAVLVDIGSRIETAGLLRIKSYVGKSAPPLDFGMAAGMLRALNGESFPAFSDADWQEQARLTFADEGGKPVADYDPALAAGMAALTEATPAIDLTHAFDALAGVPVMVIRGATSDLLSPATVAEMAARHPGLVAIEVPGEGHVPMLRGGLVTAIVDFARSIG; this is encoded by the coding sequence GTGCCGGGCGAGGCCTTCACCTATCGCTCGAAGGATGGGCTGACGCTCGCCGGCACCGCCTACGGCGCCGGCAATCCGGGTCTGCCGGTCGTGTGCCTGCCCGGCCTCACGCGGACGACGCGCGATTTCGCGCTGCTCGGCCGCGCTCTCGAAGACACTGGCCGGCAGGCCGTCGCCTTCGACTATCGCGGCCGTGGCCGTTCCGGCCGCGACCCGACCGGCCTCACCTATACGGTCCCGGTCGAGCTCGACGATGTCGTGACCGGAATGGAGGCCCGCGGGCTCGGCCGCTCGATTCTCGTCGGCACGTCGCGGGGCGGCATCATCGCCATGAGCATGGCGCTCGCGCGGCCCGACCTCGTCGCCGGCGCCGTGCTCGTCGATATCGGCAGCCGCATCGAGACCGCGGGCCTGTTGCGCATCAAGTCCTATGTCGGCAAATCCGCGCCGCCGCTCGATTTCGGCATGGCGGCCGGCATGCTTCGCGCGCTGAACGGCGAGAGCTTCCCGGCCTTCAGCGACGCCGACTGGCAGGAGCAGGCGCGGCTCACCTTCGCCGACGAGGGCGGCAAGCCCGTTGCCGACTACGATCCGGCGCTCGCGGCCGGAATGGCGGCGCTCACCGAGGCGACGCCGGCCATCGACCTCACCCATGCCTTTGATGCGCTGGCGGGCGTGCCCGTGATGGTCATCCGCGGCGCGACGTCGGACCTCCTCAGCCCGGCGACGGTGGCGGAGATGGCGGCGCGCCATCCCGGCCTCGTCGCGATCGAGGTCCCCGGCGAGGGGCATGTGCCGATGCTGCGCGGCGGCCTCGTGACGGCAATCGTCGATTTCGCGCGGTCTATCGGCTAG